ATTCTCGCCTCGCAGCAACGCTGTGCCGGGTATTCTCATGTGAAAGTGACGGGCAGCCTTGAAAACTGCGCCCCGCAGAGTGACTTAATCACTATGGTTGCCAGTCTCCACCACATGGAAATTGAAGAAACTCTGGAGCATGTCGTAGACAAGTTAGCTCCAGGGGGAAATTCCTTTGTGTGGGACTAGCCAGACCTGAAACCTTGACCGACCTTTGTTGGGAGCTTGCGTCTACGATAAGTAATCCCGTGATCGGCTGGGTGAAACATCCGTGGCCAACTAATAATTTAGATTCTAAAAATGACTACCCGACGGTACCTCCGGATCAATCTTTGGGTGAGATATCGAGGATTGCATACAAAATCATGCCTGGAGTGAGGGTGAGAAGGCATCTTGCTTTTAGATACACCATGGAATGGCGGCGGTGAAAAGCCGAAAAGCAGGATGTTCTGCGGCTGTTTCTGTCCGCCTCCTGGGGTCGGAGAATTAAGATAAGAATCTTTGGACAAGGCTGTAGTAGGCGCGGACGGTGAGGTCGAGGTCTTCCAAATAGAGGTTTTCGTCGTGGGAGTGGAGCTCAGAAAAGACGTGATCTAGGGTGCGTTCCCGGTGGTGGAGAGCAAATCCGTACCCTACGCCGCCCAGGCGTCGGGCAAAACGTAGGTCCGAACCGCCGGCTGAGAGGGTGGGGATCACCGGGACGTCGGGAAAGAATTCCTGGAAAGTGTCAAGTATGGCCTGGTAGAGGGGCCCTTCGCTGGGGGAGACAGTAGCTTCTTCTGAGATAAGACGCTCAATCTGGACGTGGTCAGCTAAATCACCAAGTCCGGCGCGCAGGATCTCGTCCACGTCATCTTGGCTTTGTCCTGGTAGGGGTCGGATGTCTAGGTCCACATAGCCGCTGGAGGGGAGAACGTTGATGGGGCCACCGGCATGGATGGCTGTTTGGGCAATGGTGAGCCGACTCATGGCGTGGGAGTATCCGGCTAGCGGTCCAAAGGCTTGGTAGGCCTCGGGATCAGTTCCGGCTAGGAGTGCGTGTTCAGTATCGGCATCAAACCGGAAAGCTCGGACATAGTCTTGCCAGATTTCGCTGCTGCTGACTGGAGGTTCAATAGCTGCCAGGCGTCGCGTCACTTCCCCTAACGTCACCAGCGTGGAGGAACGCCCGAAAGGAGTAGAGCCATGCCCGGCATCCCCAACCACATGGATTCTGCGTTGAGCGGCACCTTTTTCTCCGACCACTACCACTAGGGCATCACTGCCATCGTGCACCGGAAGGTGAGACCCACCGGTTTCTGAGAGCGTGTTGCGCCAACTGAAAGCGGTTGGCTGATGTTGCGCTAACCACCCTGCGCCGAGTCCGCCGCGGGATTCTTCATCGGCCAAGGCCACAAACGTTAAATCCCCTTTGAGTGGGTTCCCGCGGGCGATCTCGCGGGTGGCGGCAGCCATAGCAGCGGTGATAAAGAGCATGTCCACGGTGCCGCGCCCATAAATGCGACCATCGCGGATTTCTGCCCCGAAGGGAGGTACGGTCCAATGAGCATTATCGACGGGCACGACATCGGTGTGTCCTAAGAGGGTAAGGGGTTCGGCCTGGGGGTCCGTGCCGGGAACGCTAAAAGCAACACTGACTCTGCCGGGGTGTGGTTCAAAGCGCTGGATGTTGACCGGAGTGTCCTGGAAAAACGTGCAGAGGGTATCTGCGTTGCGGTGTTCGTGTCCCGAATCTGGGGTGTAGTCATTGACGCAGGCGTTGCGGACAAGATCGGATAGGAGACGGAGGGTGTCGTCATACAAGCTCATAAAACATATTGTGCTGAGAGCACAGTGATCCGCGCAATAGTTGAACGCTGTTCATGAGCTGCTATAAGCTAAAACAACATTCTATTTTTATTCACCCAAGGAGAATCGCCGTGTCTGACATTCTGGAACTAGCGCGTGAAAAGGCCCTGGAAAAGGGGGAGGGGCTTAACCAAGCGGAGGTGCTTCAGATTTTGGAGTTGCCGGATGAAAAAATCCCGGAACTCATGGAGTTGGCGCATCAAGTTCGGTTGAAGTGGTGTGGCGAAGACGTAGAAGTTGAAGGAATTATTTCTCTGAAAACCGGCGGCTGCCCGGAGGACTGCCATTTCTGTTCCCAGTCCGGGCTTTTTGAATCCCCGGTGCGGGCGGTGCGGCTAGACATCGCTGAGCTGGTGGAAGCAGCAAAGCAAACCGCAAAAACCGGAGCTACAGAGTTTTGTATTGTCGCTGCGGTAAAGGGCCCCGATGAGCGTTTGATGAAGCAGGTAGGCGACGCCGTTGCTGCCATCCACTCTGAAGTAGATATTAACGTTGCAGCATCATTAGGGACCTTGACGCGGGAACAAGCTCAGCGTCTCAAGGACATGGGGGTTCACCGATACAACCACAACTTGGAGACCTCTCGTTCCTATTTCCCGAACGTGGTGACTACCCACAGCTGGGATGAGCGTCGAGAGACGCTGGAATTTGTTCGGGAAGCCGGCATGGAAGTGTGCTCCGGTGGAATTGTGGGCATGGGCGAAACCCCAGAGCAGCGTGCTGAATTTGCGGTGCAGTTAGCAGAGGCTGATCCCACGGAGGTTCCGATGAATTTCTTGGATCCTCGTCCTGGTACCCCCTTCCAGCACATGGAGGTCATGAGCGCAGAAGATTCCTTGCGCGCGGTTGGCGCATTCCGGCTGGCTATGCCCAAGACCACGTTGAGATTTGCTGGTGGTCGGGAACTGAGCCTAGGAGATCAGGGAACTGAGCAAGGACTCTTGGGCGGTATCAACGCCATTATCGTCGGCAATTACCTCACCACCCTGGGACGCCCCATGGAAAAGGACCTCGACATGATGGACCGTCTCCACCTCCCTATCAAGGCTTTGAACTCAGCGGTGTAGGTGAATCAGGATCATGTTTCATCCCAACACTGGTCAAGTTGTAGAAGACGGGGTAGAGATTAAACTTTCCCCTTCTGCAGCTGCTGGTTTAGAAGCACCACGGTATTGCAGCATCTGCGGGCGTCGAATGATCGTAAAAATTAGGCCCGACGGCTGGTCCGCGACCTGTAGCCGCCACGGCACCATTGATTCACTAGAGTTTGAACTGCGCTAGGCACTAGTTGTGCGGAATCCCGGGGACATCCTCCGGGATGAACCCTCGGCGTAGCGCAATAACTACCAGGTTAAGCCGGGACGACGCACCGAAGCGGTGAATCAACGTAGAAACATGCTTTTTGACGGTGCCTTCCGCATAGCCCAATTTCTGGGCGATAACTGCATTTGATAAGCCATCGCACAGCATGGCAAGGACCCGGGCCTCCGGGTTGCTGAGTTCGGGAAGTTTCCGGGTGGGGCGATCAGGTAAATCCCCGATCAGCCGGGAGAGTGATCGAGAAGAGACGACGGTGCCGCCGGCTGCGGCCTGGCGGACCGTATCAATAATGAAACTAGCGCGGGCACTTTTCACCACATAGGCCGCACCGCCATTCGACAGCACATCCAGCATGGTTTCATCGGCGTCGAGCGCCGTCATCGCCACAAAGGTGGGTGGCTGTTCCAACTTCTGGATCTCACGCAGCAAAGTAAGCCCATCCATCTCGGGCATGTGGATATCAGCCAGCACCGTGTCGATATTCAAGTCTTTGATAGCGCGGAGGGCATCCACCCCATTATGTGCTTCCGCAACTACCTCAATATCATCCACCGTGGCAAAGTAGCGGCGTAAGGAGCCTAGGACTAAAGAGTCGTCATCAACGACGAGCAGCTGAGTAGGCCGGAACTCCAAATCAGTCATAAGACCAAAGCTTAGTTGCTCAACTAGTCACGGCACCACGGGTAATGGTAGGTTTTGCAGCTAAAAATCATATAGGCTGCACCATAATCATGCTCATCAGCATTTGCCACAGCTGGAGTTAGCGTGGTGATTAAGGCTACGGCAGCGGCTACAGAAAATCTGCGGAAGCGTGACATGCCAGGAATCCTTTCTGGAGGATGGTTCTCTCAGTTTGAGAATCTACGCCGGTTGACAGGGTTAAGCTGCATCAACGTCAAAGAGTAGTCGAAAGAGGACACCCAAATAGGGGTAGCCTATTGTTTGATCTTCTGGACCCCTTCCTTGGGGACATCTAAGGCAATGATCCAGGTTTCCCCATCTGAACTTGTACTTAGCTTGCCGCCCACATTAGAAGCCATCTGCACGAGCGCCGGAATGCCCAGGCCAGAACTCATCGCCGGATCCACTGGTCGGCGAGAAATGAGGTTGCGCATCTCTACTCGCACATAATCACCATGGGAATTGACCGTGATACTTACCTTGGAACGTCGAACTGCATACTTCCCGGCATTTAGTGCGGCTTCATTGAGCATCTTATTCACCACTTCAAGCCGCGCTGAATTAAAGTCCAACAACCCCGTCGAAATCTCCGTGTGGGAATTCAACTGATAGGTCCGAAGTTTCTGTGCGGCATTTTGCACCGATTGAGTCAACGAGGGTGGCGTAGTTTCAGTAGCGCCATTATTTTCTCTTTCCTCGGTATCCAGAATCTTCAACAAAGCCCGCACCTCCTGCATACTCTGCCGAGCAGCATCTGCGATATCTTCCAATTCCTGCCCAGTTTCTGTATCAGGCGGATCCAAAGCTAAGGCCTCAGAACGCATAACAATAGACGTCAAGGAGGAAGCCACAGAATCATGGAGAGTCTCAGCTAGTTCTCGCCGGCGATTCCGCATATCAATTTCCCACTGCTCATAGAGCATTCGGCGCTGCCGGAGGGAACGACTGGCTTCCCAGCCGATGAGGAGGAAAATGACAAAAAGCCCAGCCCAGATAAAAGCGGGGAGGGGATCAACGGCGAAGGGGTTTTCCGAACGTCGCTCAATTAAACCGAGGAACCACAGCAGCACCGCGCAGGCAATAGCTAGGCGGGTAGCGCCAGCGCGCATGGTTACCGCCACGAGGAGGGGGGCCATGAATGTAAAAGCAGCTATTCGGTGTTCGGGGTACAGGGTGACCACCGTAAAGAGGGAGAGGAATAGCAGCGCACCGGGCAGCGGAAAGCGGACGGCTAAGGCCATGGCCGCAGTAAAGGCAACCGCGAAGAGGAGGGAGAGCGGATTGACATCATAAGGGCGCAGCACATTAGTCACCAGAATGAGTGCCAAACCGCAGATCACCATGCCAATTTCCAGCCGGAATCTACGGATGGATTTCATAGCAGTGGGAATGACTCCGGAATTATCTCGGGAAACCATAAGCATTAGGTTATATCGTCATCCCCACCGGACGGCAATGTTACTAGTGTCGCTGCCAGTGTGGTTTGTTGGCATCGGCATAACGATAGTATTCGGAGTCCTGCAAATTCTGGGCGGCCGCTTCATCCACAATCACCGTGGCGTGTGGATGGAGCTGGAGCACGCTGGCTGGACAACGCGCACTCACTGGGCCTTCCGCCAAAGCCGCCACCGCCTGGGCTTTGCCCTCTCCGGTAGCCAGAAGAAGCAAGTGCCGGGCGCGGCTAATGGTGCCTAGACCTTGGGTAAGTACGTGCCGAGGGACGTCGGCAGCGCGCTCAAAAAACCGGGCATTGTCTTTGACGGTTTGAGGATGCAG
This genomic interval from Corynebacterium poyangense contains the following:
- a CDS encoding response regulator; the encoded protein is MTDLEFRPTQLLVVDDDSLVLGSLRRYFATVDDIEVVAEAHNGVDALRAIKDLNIDTVLADIHMPEMDGLTLLREIQKLEQPPTFVAMTALDADETMLDVLSNGGAAYVVKSARASFIIDTVRQAAAGGTVVSSRSLSRLIGDLPDRPTRKLPELSNPEARVLAMLCDGLSNAVIAQKLGYAEGTVKKHVSTLIHRFGASSRLNLVVIALRRGFIPEDVPGIPHN
- a CDS encoding M20/M25/M40 family metallo-hydrolase, with translation MSLYDDTLRLLSDLVRNACVNDYTPDSGHEHRNADTLCTFFQDTPVNIQRFEPHPGRVSVAFSVPGTDPQAEPLTLLGHTDVVPVDNAHWTVPPFGAEIRDGRIYGRGTVDMLFITAAMAAATREIARGNPLKGDLTFVALADEESRGGLGAGWLAQHQPTAFSWRNTLSETGGSHLPVHDGSDALVVVVGEKGAAQRRIHVVGDAGHGSTPFGRSSTLVTLGEVTRRLAAIEPPVSSSEIWQDYVRAFRFDADTEHALLAGTDPEAYQAFGPLAGYSHAMSRLTIAQTAIHAGGPINVLPSSGYVDLDIRPLPGQSQDDVDEILRAGLGDLADHVQIERLISEEATVSPSEGPLYQAILDTFQEFFPDVPVIPTLSAGGSDLRFARRLGGVGYGFALHHRERTLDHVFSELHSHDENLYLEDLDLTVRAYYSLVQRFLS
- a CDS encoding histidine kinase, which produces MVSRDNSGVIPTAMKSIRRFRLEIGMVICGLALILVTNVLRPYDVNPLSLLFAVAFTAAMALAVRFPLPGALLFLSLFTVVTLYPEHRIAAFTFMAPLLVAVTMRAGATRLAIACAVLLWFLGLIERRSENPFAVDPLPAFIWAGLFVIFLLIGWEASRSLRQRRMLYEQWEIDMRNRRRELAETLHDSVASSLTSIVMRSEALALDPPDTETGQELEDIADAARQSMQEVRALLKILDTEERENNGATETTPPSLTQSVQNAAQKLRTYQLNSHTEISTGLLDFNSARLEVVNKMLNEAALNAGKYAVRRSKVSITVNSHGDYVRVEMRNLISRRPVDPAMSSGLGIPALVQMASNVGGKLSTSSDGETWIIALDVPKEGVQKIKQ
- the bioB gene encoding biotin synthase BioB, which translates into the protein MSCYKLKQHSIFIHPRRIAVSDILELAREKALEKGEGLNQAEVLQILELPDEKIPELMELAHQVRLKWCGEDVEVEGIISLKTGGCPEDCHFCSQSGLFESPVRAVRLDIAELVEAAKQTAKTGATEFCIVAAVKGPDERLMKQVGDAVAAIHSEVDINVAASLGTLTREQAQRLKDMGVHRYNHNLETSRSYFPNVVTTHSWDERRETLEFVREAGMEVCSGGIVGMGETPEQRAEFAVQLAEADPTEVPMNFLDPRPGTPFQHMEVMSAEDSLRAVGAFRLAMPKTTLRFAGGRELSLGDQGTEQGLLGGINAIIVGNYLTTLGRPMEKDLDMMDRLHLPIKALNSAV
- the bsaP gene encoding biotin synthase auxiliary protein BsaP: MFHPNTGQVVEDGVEIKLSPSAAAGLEAPRYCSICGRRMIVKIRPDGWSATCSRHGTIDSLEFELR